The Catenuloplanes niger genome includes a window with the following:
- a CDS encoding helix-turn-helix transcriptional regulator yields the protein MASALVGRAAEISALMEALSRAIGGEGGSLLLVGDPGVGKSALLAEAHEQAVRHGARVVGCAGVPSGRGRAYGGLRQLLHPLRPEIGALRPAARQVLLAALGDGADGAGTTPQRVGLILLQLLTDATQQDPILLSADDVQWLDDATCQVLAFVVRRLTDDPVLFVAAARSTDLAGNPLTESQFQVLPVAPLDDRDAADLLDAQAPDLPELVRAHVLTAAAGNPLALTELPLVVRDERDLLVTEELPLTERLARTFGDRAAGLPAATRTLLLVIAINDDDSVAEALTAAGEITGTPVTLDDLAPAELAGLVRSGDGRIGFRHPLMRTAVERSATPERRRAVHAVLARVADDEERVLWHRASSVAGTDEPVAASLERLAERTARRGVGVAAARALERAAELSPDPNEAVRRRVAAIHAYGFFDSGSLVDFVTEYADSPAVDPISRCLLRLVRDSLSEDSWSGAAGLIDAAEVILEHGADYPDEAINLIELRGTHAWWSDLDDSQRRLVLRAAESLPLAPGDIRRAIITARIAPWERGRAMLARLAEQTPGAQSVQRDLSLAETALSIGDAPTSAEFLRVVVERLRAAGLFVHLPWALVFEAWAGVLLARHPTAIAAAGEAARMAEETSAPRWQLTAMLASAMVTARHGGVDEARAVADRAEAALVRAGATPLMAMVQLVRGTAGLAAGEPEIACDALLRTFDPDGGAHNRNSRDWGLTDLMDAAALTGRLDEVRAVHAEMSALGARTGSPLLLASATASAPLLATDDAAEAAFEAALASGLHDWPWQRGSVLLHYGSWLRRQRRRAEARGPLRAAYELYRSLGAIPWAERAAEELRATGENVAGLVRPATHALTSHELQIAHLAAQGLTNREIGERLFVSPRTVRNHLYNIFPKLGVSSRAELAEVVYATAGNG from the coding sequence ATGGCCTCAGCACTCGTCGGCCGGGCGGCCGAAATATCCGCGCTGATGGAGGCGCTGTCTCGGGCCATCGGTGGTGAGGGCGGAAGTCTGCTGCTGGTCGGGGACCCCGGGGTCGGCAAGTCGGCCCTGCTGGCCGAGGCTCACGAGCAGGCGGTCCGGCACGGAGCCCGAGTGGTCGGCTGCGCCGGCGTGCCGTCCGGCCGCGGCCGCGCGTACGGCGGCCTGCGCCAGCTGCTGCACCCCCTGCGTCCCGAGATCGGCGCGCTGCGGCCCGCCGCCCGTCAGGTGCTGCTGGCAGCGCTGGGCGACGGTGCGGACGGTGCCGGGACCACGCCGCAACGGGTGGGCCTGATCCTGTTGCAGTTGCTGACGGACGCCACGCAGCAGGACCCGATCCTACTGAGCGCCGACGACGTGCAGTGGCTCGACGATGCCACCTGCCAGGTGCTGGCCTTCGTGGTCCGGCGACTGACCGATGATCCGGTGCTGTTCGTCGCCGCGGCGCGCAGCACCGACCTGGCGGGCAACCCGCTGACCGAGTCTCAGTTCCAGGTGCTGCCGGTGGCGCCGCTGGACGACCGGGACGCGGCAGATCTGCTCGACGCACAGGCACCTGACCTGCCGGAGCTGGTCCGCGCGCACGTGCTGACCGCCGCCGCGGGCAACCCGCTCGCGCTGACCGAGCTGCCGCTGGTGGTGCGTGACGAGCGCGACCTGCTGGTCACCGAGGAACTGCCGTTGACCGAGCGGCTGGCCCGCACGTTCGGCGACCGGGCCGCCGGTCTGCCGGCGGCGACGCGGACCCTGCTGCTCGTCATCGCCATCAACGACGACGACTCGGTGGCCGAGGCGCTCACCGCCGCCGGCGAAATCACGGGTACGCCGGTGACGCTCGACGACCTGGCCCCGGCCGAGCTCGCCGGACTGGTCCGCAGCGGGGACGGCCGCATCGGATTCCGGCATCCCCTGATGCGGACGGCCGTCGAGCGGTCCGCGACCCCGGAACGTCGGCGGGCGGTGCACGCCGTGCTCGCCCGGGTCGCCGATGACGAGGAGCGCGTGTTGTGGCATCGGGCGTCCTCCGTTGCCGGGACCGATGAGCCGGTCGCCGCGAGCCTGGAGCGGCTGGCGGAGCGGACGGCCCGCCGCGGTGTCGGGGTCGCCGCCGCCCGTGCGCTCGAGCGCGCCGCAGAGCTGAGTCCGGACCCGAACGAGGCGGTCCGGCGCCGGGTCGCGGCGATCCACGCCTACGGATTCTTCGACTCGGGGTCTCTGGTCGACTTCGTCACCGAGTACGCCGACTCACCCGCGGTCGACCCGATCTCCCGGTGCCTGCTGCGCCTCGTGCGCGACTCCCTGTCCGAGGACAGCTGGTCCGGCGCGGCGGGCCTGATCGACGCCGCGGAGGTGATCCTGGAACACGGCGCCGACTACCCGGACGAGGCCATCAACCTGATCGAGTTACGCGGCACCCACGCCTGGTGGTCGGACCTGGACGACTCGCAGCGCCGGCTGGTGCTGCGGGCGGCGGAGTCGCTGCCGCTGGCGCCCGGCGACATCCGCCGGGCGATCATCACGGCCCGGATCGCGCCGTGGGAGCGGGGCCGGGCGATGCTGGCCCGGCTGGCGGAGCAGACGCCGGGCGCGCAGTCGGTGCAGCGGGACCTGTCCCTGGCGGAGACCGCGCTCAGCATCGGCGACGCGCCGACGTCCGCGGAGTTCCTGCGAGTGGTCGTGGAGCGGCTGCGGGCGGCGGGCCTCTTCGTCCATCTGCCGTGGGCGCTCGTGTTCGAGGCGTGGGCCGGTGTCCTGCTCGCCCGGCACCCGACGGCCATCGCCGCCGCCGGTGAGGCCGCGCGGATGGCGGAGGAGACGAGCGCTCCGCGCTGGCAGCTGACGGCGATGCTGGCCAGCGCTATGGTCACGGCACGGCACGGTGGAGTGGACGAGGCGCGGGCGGTGGCCGACCGGGCGGAGGCGGCACTCGTCAGAGCGGGTGCGACGCCGTTGATGGCCATGGTGCAGCTGGTGCGGGGCACGGCCGGACTGGCCGCCGGTGAGCCGGAGATCGCGTGCGACGCGCTGCTGCGGACGTTCGATCCGGACGGCGGCGCGCACAACCGCAACTCGCGGGACTGGGGACTGACCGATCTGATGGACGCCGCGGCGCTGACCGGCCGGCTCGACGAGGTTCGTGCCGTGCACGCGGAGATGTCGGCACTGGGTGCGCGGACCGGCTCACCGCTGCTGCTGGCGTCGGCCACGGCGAGCGCGCCGCTACTGGCCACGGATGATGCGGCGGAAGCGGCGTTCGAGGCGGCGCTGGCCTCGGGCCTGCACGACTGGCCGTGGCAGCGCGGATCGGTGCTGCTGCACTACGGAAGCTGGCTGCGGCGGCAGCGGCGCCGCGCCGAGGCACGCGGGCCGTTGCGCGCCGCCTATGAGCTCTACCGGTCGCTCGGTGCGATCCCGTGGGCGGAGCGCGCGGCCGAGGAGCTCCGTGCGACCGGGGAGAACGTCGCCGGGCTCGTTCGTCCGGCGACGCACGCGCTCACCTCGCACGAGTTGCAGATCGCGCACCTGGCGGCGCAGGGGCTGACCAACCGCGAGATCGGCGAGCGCTTGTTCGTCTCTCCGCGTACGGTGCGTAACCATCTGTATAACATTTTTCCGAAGCTCGGCGTCTCTTCCCGGGCTGAGCTCGCCGAGGTGGTGTACGCCACGGCCGGGAACGGCTGA
- a CDS encoding thiamine pyrophosphate-binding protein → MKLHAALARALAGHGVDTVFGLMGDANMFLVHSFVHEMKGRYVAAAHEAGAMFMGFGYAALSGRLGVVTVTHGPALTNTVTGLVEAVRGRVPLLLIAGDTATTSRENIQDIPQRDVVLPTGAGFEQARTPETTLADLAIAVRRALVEQRPVVFNVPSDLMWTDVRYDEVPLHLPQPQTPYPDPAAVRHAAAHIAVAQRPLVLAGRGAIAARREVLALAARIGAPVATTLKATGLFDGEPGDLGLAGGLAAPATRQLIEESDLLIAVGAGLNRYTTDNGALLTGRRVVVIDTAPDGHTGYDAAVRGDAGVVAEALITQLDAATVPGSRFRDAVAWRLDRFPRSRPATSSGTVDVETALRRIDEILPSPRVVVSDGGRFMMESLRFIRVSDPRSFVFPENFGSIGTGMGAAIGAATVHPADPVVLVCGDGGFMHGGIGEFATAVREGLDLIVVVCNDGGYGAEHVQFVDRGLDPRLSLFSWPDLATVAGALGGDGVTVRSTDDLAYAEKAIADRTRPLLVDVRLDVRQMTPMPH, encoded by the coding sequence ATGAAGCTGCACGCCGCACTGGCACGCGCGCTGGCCGGGCACGGCGTCGACACCGTCTTCGGGCTGATGGGCGACGCCAACATGTTCCTGGTGCACAGTTTCGTGCATGAGATGAAGGGCAGGTACGTCGCCGCGGCTCACGAGGCCGGCGCGATGTTCATGGGCTTCGGCTACGCGGCGCTGTCCGGCCGGCTGGGCGTCGTCACGGTCACGCACGGCCCGGCGCTGACCAACACGGTCACCGGCCTCGTGGAGGCGGTCCGCGGCCGGGTGCCGCTGCTGCTGATCGCCGGGGACACCGCGACCACCAGCCGGGAGAACATCCAGGACATCCCCCAGCGCGACGTGGTCCTGCCGACCGGCGCCGGATTCGAGCAGGCCCGAACGCCGGAGACCACGCTCGCCGACCTCGCGATCGCCGTCCGCCGCGCACTGGTGGAGCAGCGCCCCGTCGTGTTCAACGTCCCGTCCGACCTCATGTGGACCGACGTCCGCTACGACGAAGTGCCCCTGCACCTGCCGCAGCCGCAGACGCCGTACCCCGACCCGGCCGCGGTCCGGCATGCCGCCGCACACATCGCCGTCGCACAGCGGCCGCTCGTCCTCGCCGGGCGGGGCGCGATCGCGGCCCGCCGGGAGGTCCTCGCGCTGGCGGCCCGCATCGGTGCGCCCGTCGCCACCACGCTCAAGGCCACCGGCCTGTTCGACGGGGAGCCCGGCGACCTCGGTCTCGCCGGCGGACTGGCCGCTCCGGCCACCCGGCAGCTGATCGAGGAGTCCGATCTGCTGATCGCCGTCGGCGCCGGACTGAACCGGTACACCACGGACAACGGGGCGCTGCTGACCGGACGGCGGGTGGTCGTCATCGACACCGCGCCGGACGGGCACACCGGATACGACGCTGCGGTACGTGGCGACGCCGGCGTGGTGGCCGAGGCACTGATCACGCAACTCGACGCGGCGACGGTGCCGGGCAGCCGGTTCCGGGACGCCGTCGCCTGGCGCCTCGACCGGTTCCCCCGAAGCCGTCCGGCCACCTCTTCGGGGACCGTCGACGTGGAGACCGCGCTCCGCCGGATCGACGAGATCCTGCCGTCACCGCGCGTGGTGGTCAGCGACGGTGGACGCTTCATGATGGAGTCGCTGCGCTTCATCCGAGTCTCCGATCCGCGCAGCTTCGTGTTCCCGGAGAACTTCGGGTCGATCGGCACCGGCATGGGCGCGGCGATCGGGGCGGCCACCGTGCACCCGGCCGATCCCGTGGTCCTCGTCTGCGGCGACGGTGGCTTCATGCACGGCGGGATCGGCGAGTTCGCCACCGCCGTACGCGAGGGACTGGATCTGATCGTCGTGGTCTGCAACGACGGGGGGTACGGCGCGGAACACGTCCAGTTCGTCGACCGGGGCCTCGACCCGCGCCTGTCGCTGTTCTCCTGGCCGGACCTGGCGACCGTCGCCGGCGCGCTCGGCGGTGACGGGGTGACCGTGCGGAGCACCGACGACCTGGCCTACGCCGAGAAGGCGATAGCGGACCGGACCCGCCCGCTCCTCGTCGACGTCCGCCTCGACGTACGGCAGATGACGCCGATGCCGCACTGA
- a CDS encoding glycosyltransferase — protein sequence MRIVFYAVGTRGDVQPVVALAGALTTRGHEVVVGVNEDLVGFARRAGVDARPLGVDAHRFLRSPAGQQWLAGGDVRAYLRELIAERHRIIRDVQRDMGPLAGGADVVVGTRLIEEEASTLAEWQRVPFLGLHYAPVRPNSRFASVIVTPRRLPAPLNRLTHVIYQRRLWHSSRADLNAFRHSLGLPPAAAPADVRLAAAGVTDIQAYSRFLLPELAGWGATRPLVGSPRLSATQRAALGDGDDDPGLTDWLAAGDPPVYFGFGSMPVQDPARVLDLIRTAARRMGVRALVGAGWSDMAADTARDPDVRVVTAVDHDAVLPGCRAAVHHGGSGSTAASLRAGLPTVICSVFSDQPFWGRVVRRLGVGDTFRYTALSADRLVRATLPLLADGTAARAAALAEHLRTEDSTGEAATLIERAGR from the coding sequence ATGAGGATCGTCTTCTACGCCGTGGGTACCCGCGGCGATGTGCAACCGGTTGTCGCGCTGGCCGGGGCGCTGACCACGCGCGGTCACGAGGTCGTGGTCGGGGTCAACGAGGATCTGGTCGGATTCGCCCGGCGGGCCGGCGTGGACGCCCGTCCGCTGGGCGTGGACGCACACCGGTTCCTGCGGTCACCGGCGGGCCAGCAGTGGCTGGCCGGTGGCGACGTGCGCGCGTACCTGCGGGAGCTGATCGCGGAACGGCACCGGATCATCCGCGACGTACAACGCGACATGGGACCACTCGCCGGCGGCGCGGACGTTGTCGTCGGCACTCGCCTGATCGAGGAGGAGGCATCGACGCTCGCCGAATGGCAGCGTGTCCCGTTCCTCGGCCTGCACTACGCGCCGGTACGCCCGAACAGCCGCTTCGCCTCCGTCATCGTCACGCCCCGAAGGCTCCCGGCCCCGCTGAACCGGCTCACCCACGTCATCTACCAGCGACGGCTCTGGCACAGCAGCCGGGCCGACCTCAACGCCTTCCGGCACTCGCTCGGCCTGCCCCCGGCCGCCGCACCGGCCGATGTACGGCTTGCCGCCGCCGGCGTGACGGACATTCAGGCCTACAGCCGGTTCCTGCTCCCGGAACTGGCCGGATGGGGTGCGACCAGGCCACTCGTCGGCAGTCCGCGGCTGTCGGCGACGCAGCGGGCCGCGCTCGGCGACGGCGACGACGACCCGGGCCTGACGGACTGGCTGGCGGCCGGTGATCCACCCGTCTACTTCGGCTTCGGCAGCATGCCGGTCCAGGACCCGGCCCGGGTCCTGGACCTCATCCGTACGGCCGCGCGCCGGATGGGCGTGCGGGCACTCGTCGGGGCGGGGTGGAGCGACATGGCGGCGGACACGGCACGGGATCCCGACGTCCGGGTGGTCACCGCCGTCGATCACGACGCGGTGCTGCCGGGCTGCCGTGCCGCAGTGCACCACGGCGGATCCGGATCCACCGCCGCGTCCCTGCGCGCGGGCCTGCCCACCGTCATCTGCTCGGTCTTCTCCGACCAGCCCTTCTGGGGCAGGGTCGTCCGCCGCCTCGGCGTCGGCGACACATTCCGGTACACCGCGCTGTCCGCCGACCGGCTCGTCCGGGCCACCCTGCCGCTGCTGGCCGACGGCACCGCGGCCCGTGCCGCGGCGCTGGCCGAGCACCTGCGCACCGAGGACTCCACCGGTGAGGCCGCGACCCTGATCGAGCGTGCTGGCCGGTGA
- a CDS encoding GNAT family N-acetyltransferase gives MTLVHFDEGNRVPGGTEPTGRNTGEDHGMAASATAGNRTVLLTRSGIRVLLRNAGAGDLESVNELHARCSVRSREGRYLRRRETLRVSEWQRLVDRRHGLCQVAFVSRAEDRPIGYATLTPTGRPGDWEASVLIEDLWQNKGVGTAVAGRLIDLAAENGVRFVITHVAVGNRPALWLFRRLGAEVTVRHDLVEARVAVAGPRGRTTPAPR, from the coding sequence TTGACTCTCGTCCATTTCGATGAAGGGAATCGGGTTCCCGGCGGTACGGAGCCGACGGGACGGAACACTGGGGAGGATCACGGCATGGCAGCATCCGCGACGGCGGGCAACAGGACCGTCCTACTGACCCGCTCCGGCATTCGTGTCCTGCTGCGGAATGCCGGCGCCGGTGATCTGGAAAGCGTGAACGAGTTGCATGCACGCTGCTCCGTACGGTCGCGGGAGGGCCGCTATCTGCGCCGGCGGGAGACCTTACGGGTATCGGAGTGGCAGCGGCTGGTCGACCGCCGGCACGGACTGTGTCAGGTCGCCTTCGTCTCCCGGGCCGAGGACCGGCCGATCGGCTACGCGACCCTGACACCGACCGGCCGTCCCGGCGACTGGGAGGCGTCGGTGCTGATCGAGGACCTGTGGCAGAACAAGGGTGTCGGCACCGCGGTCGCCGGCCGTCTGATCGACCTTGCCGCCGAGAACGGGGTGCGATTCGTGATCACGCACGTGGCGGTCGGGAACCGCCCCGCGCTGTGGCTGTTTCGCCGGCTGGGAGCCGAGGTGACGGTCCGGCATGACCTCGTGGAGGCCCGCGTCGCCGTGGCCGGGCCCCGCGGGCGCACCACACCCGCGCCGCGCTGA
- a CDS encoding phenylacetate--CoA ligase family protein, which produces MGDGKPMDLLGLFRDTVSDVPAYRKFLLARDVDPDAVVSVDQIPLTSKSDYHHRYPLPERCRGGRVTGGDIVALSSGSSGTPTVWPRSARDERGGAARMAHILRDAFHADERTTLAVVCFALGHWVGGMYVAGICRRLAAEGYPITVAPAGNDIDEVLRVVDELGGHYEQVVLLGYPPFVKNVIDSGLARGVDWAAYRIKIVMAGEVISEQWRDLIGLRAGMTDPASDVANMYGTADGGVLATETPLSVRIRRFLAGRPDLASAVFGDSRLPTLAQFDPATHLFETVPGGTLAFSTDGTVPLIRYHIADEGGLIGYDDLIALCRGHGFDPGDGADLPFVFVFGRSMFTVSFFGANVYPEDVAVALEQPGIADWATGRFVLRTLEDVDRDRRLNVVVEVAGGASGTETRRRAAAEAIRAELLRVNNEFAHYVPAGYQTPDVELRAADDPEFFPPGIKHRYSRPDPSR; this is translated from the coding sequence ATGGGTGACGGTAAGCCGATGGACCTGCTCGGTCTGTTCCGGGACACGGTGTCCGACGTGCCGGCGTACCGGAAGTTCCTGCTGGCCCGGGACGTGGATCCGGACGCGGTCGTCAGCGTCGACCAGATACCGCTGACCAGCAAGTCCGACTACCACCATCGGTACCCCCTGCCCGAGCGCTGCCGGGGCGGCCGGGTCACCGGCGGTGACATCGTCGCGTTGTCGTCCGGGTCGTCCGGCACCCCGACGGTCTGGCCGCGATCGGCACGGGACGAACGCGGCGGCGCCGCCCGGATGGCGCACATCCTCCGGGACGCGTTCCACGCCGACGAGCGCACCACGCTGGCCGTGGTCTGCTTCGCGCTCGGTCACTGGGTCGGTGGCATGTACGTCGCCGGGATCTGCCGGCGGCTGGCGGCGGAGGGCTATCCGATCACGGTCGCCCCGGCGGGCAACGACATCGACGAGGTGCTGCGAGTCGTCGACGAACTCGGCGGCCACTACGAGCAGGTGGTGCTGCTCGGTTATCCGCCGTTCGTGAAGAACGTGATCGACTCCGGCCTGGCCCGCGGCGTCGACTGGGCGGCGTACCGGATCAAGATCGTGATGGCCGGTGAGGTGATCAGCGAGCAGTGGCGTGACCTGATCGGCCTGCGCGCCGGCATGACCGATCCGGCGTCGGACGTGGCCAACATGTACGGCACCGCGGACGGCGGTGTGCTGGCCACCGAGACACCGTTGAGCGTGCGCATCCGCCGGTTCCTCGCCGGGCGGCCGGACCTGGCCTCGGCCGTCTTCGGCGACTCACGCCTGCCGACCCTGGCCCAGTTCGATCCGGCGACCCACCTGTTCGAGACGGTTCCCGGCGGGACCCTGGCCTTCAGCACCGACGGCACGGTGCCGCTGATCCGCTACCACATCGCCGACGAGGGCGGGCTGATCGGCTACGACGACCTGATCGCGCTGTGCCGCGGCCACGGCTTCGATCCCGGCGACGGCGCGGACCTGCCGTTCGTCTTCGTCTTCGGCCGGTCGATGTTCACCGTGTCGTTCTTCGGTGCCAACGTCTATCCCGAGGACGTGGCGGTGGCGCTGGAGCAGCCCGGCATCGCCGACTGGGCGACCGGCCGGTTCGTGCTGCGCACGCTCGAGGACGTGGACCGGGACCGGCGGTTGAACGTCGTCGTCGAGGTCGCCGGCGGCGCCTCGGGCACCGAGACGCGGCGCCGGGCCGCCGCAGAGGCGATCCGTGCCGAGCTGCTGCGGGTCAACAACGAGTTCGCGCACTACGTACCGGCCGGCTACCAGACGCCCGACGTGGAACTGCGGGCCGCGGACGACCCGGAGTTCTTCCCACCCGGCATCAAGCACCGGTACAGCCGGCCCGACCCGTCACGGTGA
- a CDS encoding ATP-binding protein has product MGTPRPTQPVLLGREAHVGVIDTALSAAGTRGAVVIVRGEPGIGKTALLSVARRHAVSRNMRVLGCAGVPIESDLPYSGLHQLLRPILRRDPALTGVPALAPDLRDTLLNAVGLRDSTPISRYDVSRAVLALLTAEAAAAPVLVTVDDTHWLDRSTSEVLASFARGLAGHRVVLIATQRDAVPAGPLDGVPAAHELILEGLATEDATALLATHAPQLSPRWRQRLLEVARGNPLALAELPAALRHHDEPDGDLPLTDRLERAFGLRLHGLSHATRMLLLTAALHDRDDQHEITTAAGRATGRALRPEDLREAVDAGLLETGDGTLRFRHPLMRSAVRRSATTAHRIGVHAALARILAADPDRQVWHRAAAALAPDESVAAELERAGARAAQRGAPDTASVALERAARLSPDTTERVRRLVAAADIGFGAGGGPRFARLVAELDVLAIDPVDRARLAYWQEELFRRDWSGDSGIAASIALTARLHAAGHPEQAVSALASSAVRAWWASPAAPALRHLVDAVHDPALPADDVTRGALLALIAPDEYAKTFLDRYAAVRDAPRVPADDLRLSQAAGAAGDMPAVIRLLDRVTPVLRSRGQFGLLAQALSSYAWANLHIGHLDATRAAAAECRRLSDEVGQPRWAVMARLADAIVAGRRGDRQAAESAAAEAEAVLLRSRAHPLLAKVEFVRGTAALGAGDFALAHDRLWRIFDPSSPAHHRQIRAWVLPELVEAAVRSGQVPRLRPVHAELTTLADRTGSPLLRAAVVSTAPLIADDPASAFDEALTYDLAGWPWHRARLLLAHGERLRRERQAAQARGVLREAHRIFRELGAIPWAERAAAEARACGERVGARALAEPGALTPQELQIARLAAAGLTNREIGDRLLLSHRTVGTHLYRIFPKLGVTARAGLARALEAHDGKAAPPPQ; this is encoded by the coding sequence ATGGGGACGCCGCGACCGACGCAACCGGTGCTGCTGGGCCGGGAAGCCCACGTCGGCGTCATCGACACGGCGCTGAGCGCCGCCGGCACCCGAGGCGCGGTCGTCATCGTGCGCGGCGAGCCCGGCATCGGTAAGACCGCGCTGCTGTCCGTGGCCCGCAGGCATGCCGTTTCCCGGAACATGCGGGTCCTCGGCTGCGCCGGTGTCCCGATCGAGTCGGATCTGCCCTACTCCGGCCTGCATCAGCTGCTGCGGCCCATCCTCCGCCGGGACCCCGCGCTGACCGGTGTCCCGGCGCTCGCCCCGGACCTGCGCGACACGCTGCTGAACGCGGTCGGACTCCGCGACAGCACGCCGATCTCCCGTTACGACGTGAGCCGCGCGGTTCTGGCGTTGCTCACCGCCGAGGCGGCCGCGGCACCGGTCCTCGTCACCGTGGACGACACGCACTGGCTGGACCGGTCGACGTCGGAGGTGCTCGCGTCGTTCGCGCGCGGCCTGGCCGGGCACCGCGTCGTCCTGATCGCCACCCAGCGCGACGCCGTACCGGCCGGCCCGTTGGACGGCGTACCGGCGGCACACGAGCTGATCCTCGAAGGTCTCGCCACCGAGGACGCCACCGCGCTGCTGGCGACGCACGCGCCGCAGCTGTCCCCGCGCTGGCGGCAACGCCTGCTGGAGGTCGCCCGCGGCAACCCGCTGGCGCTCGCCGAGCTGCCGGCCGCGCTGCGGCACCACGACGAACCGGACGGCGACCTGCCGCTGACCGACCGGTTGGAGCGGGCGTTCGGGCTGCGGCTGCACGGGCTGTCGCACGCCACCCGGATGCTGCTGCTCACCGCCGCCCTGCACGACCGCGACGACCAGCACGAGATCACCACCGCGGCCGGCCGGGCCACCGGACGGGCGCTGCGCCCGGAGGACCTCCGGGAGGCGGTCGACGCCGGCCTGCTGGAGACCGGCGACGGCACACTGCGGTTCCGGCACCCGCTGATGCGCTCCGCGGTCCGCCGGTCCGCCACCACCGCGCACCGGATCGGCGTGCACGCGGCCCTGGCCCGGATCCTGGCCGCGGACCCCGACCGGCAGGTGTGGCACCGGGCCGCCGCAGCCCTGGCACCCGACGAGTCGGTCGCCGCCGAGCTCGAGCGTGCCGGCGCCCGGGCCGCGCAGCGTGGCGCTCCGGACACCGCGTCCGTGGCGCTGGAACGGGCGGCCCGGCTGAGCCCGGACACCACCGAGCGGGTACGGCGTCTGGTCGCGGCCGCCGACATCGGGTTCGGCGCCGGCGGCGGTCCCCGGTTCGCGCGCCTGGTGGCCGAGCTGGACGTGCTGGCGATCGATCCGGTGGACCGCGCCCGGCTTGCGTACTGGCAGGAGGAGCTGTTCCGGCGGGACTGGTCGGGCGACAGCGGGATCGCGGCGTCGATCGCCCTCACCGCCCGGCTGCACGCCGCCGGCCACCCGGAGCAGGCCGTCTCCGCCCTCGCCTCGTCGGCGGTGCGCGCCTGGTGGGCGAGCCCGGCCGCGCCGGCGCTCCGGCACCTGGTCGACGCGGTCCACGATCCCGCACTGCCGGCCGACGACGTCACCCGCGGCGCACTTCTGGCTCTCATTGCACCGGACGAGTACGCGAAGACCTTCCTCGACCGGTACGCGGCCGTGCGTGACGCGCCGCGTGTTCCGGCCGACGACCTGCGGCTCAGCCAGGCCGCCGGCGCGGCGGGGGACATGCCGGCGGTCATCCGGCTGCTCGACCGGGTGACGCCGGTGCTGCGGAGCCGGGGGCAGTTCGGCCTGCTCGCCCAGGCGCTGTCGTCGTACGCCTGGGCGAATCTGCACATCGGTCACCTGGACGCGACCCGCGCCGCGGCCGCCGAGTGCCGCCGGCTGTCCGATGAGGTCGGTCAGCCGCGCTGGGCGGTGATGGCCCGCCTGGCCGACGCGATCGTGGCGGGGCGGCGTGGTGATCGGCAGGCCGCCGAGTCGGCGGCGGCGGAGGCGGAGGCGGTGCTGCTGCGGAGCCGGGCACATCCGCTGCTGGCCAAGGTCGAGTTCGTCCGGGGCACCGCGGCGCTCGGTGCGGGCGACTTCGCACTCGCCCACGATCGGCTGTGGCGCATCTTCGACCCGTCGTCGCCGGCGCACCATCGGCAGATCCGGGCGTGGGTGCTGCCGGAGTTGGTCGAGGCGGCGGTGCGCAGCGGGCAGGTGCCGAGACTGAGGCCGGTGCACGCGGAACTGACCACGCTCGCCGACCGCACCGGATCACCCCTGCTGCGAGCCGCGGTCGTGTCCACCGCACCCCTGATCGCGGACGACCCGGCGTCCGCGTTCGACGAGGCGCTGACGTACGACCTGGCCGGATGGCCGTGGCACCGGGCGCGGCTGCTGCTGGCACACGGTGAACGGCTGCGCCGGGAACGGCAGGCTGCCCAGGCCCGCGGCGTCCTGCGCGAGGCGCACCGCATCTTCCGTGAACTCGGTGCGATCCCGTGGGCGGAGCGCGCTGCGGCCGAGGCTCGCGCCTGTGGCGAACGTGTCGGCGCCCGGGCGCTCGCCGAGCCGGGTGCGCTGACGCCACAGGAGCTGCAGATCGCCCGACTCGCCGCGGCCGGGTTGACCAACCGCGAGATCGGCGACCGGTTGCTGCTGTCGCATCGCACGGTCGGCACCCACCTGTACCGCATCTTTCCGAAACTGGGCGTGACCGCGCGCGCCGGCCTCGCCCGCGCACTGGAGGCCCACGACGGCAAGGCCGCGCCGCCGCCGCAGTAA